One genomic segment of Rubripirellula amarantea includes these proteins:
- a CDS encoding arylsulfatase, with translation MSVNTMNSIPHSNLAHIRKAHIRKAPIQNPGHRNSQLRNLSVTWRFRMRNLAWTVCMVVSSLTIHCSTVQAASHDKPNVVFMLADDLGYGELGCYGQAKIKTPNLDRLAAQGMRFTQHYTGAPVCAPARCTLLTGQNLAHAEIRGNRDSGNGRIFPGQWPISDGVVTIAEKLQDSGYTTGAFGKWGLGPSNTSGSPIKQGFDRFYGYNCQRNAHSYFPLFLDSDEKEVVINSGLIYGHQRKPAGDINADDYRLANYAPDMILNESLKFIDEHHQQPFFLYLPFVEPHVSMQPPQEWIDRYPDSWESEKGVYRGQNGYLPHPRPRAAYAAMISDLDEHVGKVLSKLEEHSLTNDTIVVFTSDNGTTHPGRAPDFHIGGVDADFFNSTAGLRDWKGSVYEGGIRVPCLVRWPGHVEPGSVTEFASYFPDWFPTLSSICGAATENQQPLDGVDLTSVLLGQSPIERHEPMIWEFHGYGGQLAIRIGHWKAVRRDLLKKQPTPWELYDLNEDRQERNDLAGNHPDVIEELEAAYLRTRIAEPDFPNRTYDAK, from the coding sequence ATGAGCGTCAACACCATGAACTCAATTCCACATAGCAACCTAGCTCACATTCGAAAGGCTCACATTCGAAAGGCACCTATTCAAAATCCTGGCCATCGAAACTCGCAACTTCGAAATTTGTCAGTCACTTGGCGATTTCGAATGCGAAACTTAGCTTGGACGGTCTGCATGGTCGTCTCGTCGCTGACCATCCACTGCTCTACGGTTCAGGCAGCGTCCCACGACAAACCCAATGTCGTGTTCATGCTGGCTGACGACCTTGGCTACGGAGAACTGGGGTGTTATGGCCAAGCGAAAATTAAGACACCCAACCTAGATCGCTTGGCTGCGCAAGGTATGCGATTCACCCAGCATTACACCGGAGCCCCCGTCTGCGCGCCAGCACGCTGCACCTTGCTCACCGGACAGAACCTTGCCCATGCCGAAATACGCGGGAATCGGGATTCTGGAAATGGTCGCATCTTCCCCGGGCAGTGGCCAATCAGTGACGGTGTGGTGACGATCGCGGAAAAGCTGCAAGACTCCGGCTACACAACGGGAGCGTTCGGAAAGTGGGGCCTTGGTCCTTCCAACACTTCTGGTTCGCCAATCAAACAGGGTTTTGACCGCTTCTACGGATACAATTGCCAACGCAACGCCCATAGCTACTTCCCGCTCTTCTTGGATTCTGACGAAAAGGAAGTTGTGATTAATAGCGGACTTATCTACGGGCACCAACGAAAGCCAGCGGGTGACATCAATGCCGACGACTACCGGCTAGCGAACTATGCACCTGACATGATTCTCAATGAGTCATTGAAGTTCATCGACGAACATCACCAGCAACCATTCTTTCTGTACTTGCCATTCGTTGAACCGCACGTTTCCATGCAGCCGCCTCAAGAATGGATCGACCGATATCCAGATTCTTGGGAAAGCGAGAAAGGTGTCTATCGAGGGCAAAACGGCTACTTGCCTCACCCGCGTCCTCGTGCCGCATACGCGGCGATGATATCGGACCTCGACGAACACGTTGGCAAAGTACTTTCAAAACTCGAAGAGCACTCGCTAACGAACGATACGATCGTCGTTTTCACTTCCGATAACGGGACGACCCACCCCGGTCGCGCCCCCGATTTCCACATCGGCGGAGTCGATGCAGATTTCTTCAACTCCACGGCGGGACTTCGCGACTGGAAGGGCAGCGTTTATGAAGGTGGAATCCGCGTGCCTTGTCTCGTTCGTTGGCCAGGTCACGTGGAGCCGGGTAGCGTCACAGAATTCGCATCCTACTTCCCGGATTGGTTTCCCACCCTGTCAAGTATCTGTGGGGCAGCGACTGAAAATCAACAGCCACTTGATGGCGTCGACTTGACCTCGGTTCTACTAGGTCAATCACCCATCGAGCGACACGAACCGATGATCTGGGAGTTCCATGGATATGGCGGACAACTCGCTATCCGCATCGGTCATTGGAAAGCGGTACGTCGTGATCTGCTGAAGAAGCAACCGACACCCTGGGAACTCTACGATCTCAATGAAGACCGCCAAGAACGCAATGATCTCGCAGGTAACCATCCAGACGTGATAGAAGAACTGGAAGCCGCGTACCTTCGGACCAGGATCGCCGAACCTGATTTTCCCAATCGGACTTACGATGCTAAGTAG
- a CDS encoding M14 family zinc carboxypeptidase → MPRFLPIVLLTALRFCFADDLVQSAHPLRFIDTSFANASPIDWEVLEDGRVRIDMLYDHERESPNRAALHWHFRIEADPGSDITMLLNNFHNVWNGRPGLAVDDKTIAFTSEDGNDWLAKQTEFLEADGQLQFTVRVPASGSLYVARLPAYHAENLDRLISDIRNHPMVEITPIGKTVQGRPLEIIRVGDAEAANRVFMRARAHPWEAGGNWVVEGMIRHLIEDRGTNRPSYFDSFCLYVMPMANKDGVAMGRSRFNMFGKDLNRDWDAPADAALCPENDALERWLTTMLADGKRPHLALEMHNDASGKLHLSRPVGNENSGYLQRMAKLESLLRQKTWFREGATDPSFNNPGTLGDGWLSRYGIDAVVHELNANWIEGLGETPSSENWMLYGRQLCDVFEAYFE, encoded by the coding sequence ATGCCTCGATTTCTTCCCATCGTGCTGCTCACGGCTCTGCGATTCTGTTTTGCCGACGACCTTGTTCAATCCGCTCATCCGCTTCGGTTCATTGACACCAGCTTTGCGAATGCTTCGCCAATTGATTGGGAGGTGTTGGAAGACGGCAGGGTTAGAATCGACATGCTCTACGATCACGAACGTGAATCGCCGAACCGCGCGGCCTTGCATTGGCATTTTCGAATAGAGGCGGATCCTGGTAGTGACATTACGATGCTGTTGAACAACTTTCACAACGTATGGAATGGGCGTCCGGGATTGGCGGTCGATGACAAGACAATCGCATTTACCAGTGAAGACGGTAATGATTGGCTGGCGAAGCAGACGGAGTTCCTTGAAGCCGATGGTCAACTGCAATTCACCGTTCGCGTTCCTGCTTCGGGCAGTCTGTATGTCGCACGTTTACCTGCATACCATGCCGAAAACTTAGATCGACTGATAAGCGATATCCGTAATCATCCAATGGTCGAGATCACCCCGATTGGAAAAACGGTTCAGGGACGACCGCTTGAGATCATTCGCGTTGGCGACGCCGAGGCTGCGAACCGGGTGTTCATGCGAGCTCGGGCGCATCCTTGGGAAGCGGGCGGGAACTGGGTGGTCGAAGGCATGATTCGACACTTAATCGAAGACCGCGGCACCAATCGACCTTCGTACTTTGATTCGTTCTGTTTGTATGTCATGCCGATGGCCAATAAGGACGGCGTAGCGATGGGTCGAAGCCGCTTCAATATGTTCGGCAAGGACTTGAACCGCGACTGGGATGCTCCCGCGGACGCAGCGTTATGCCCCGAGAACGACGCGTTGGAACGCTGGTTAACGACGATGTTGGCCGATGGGAAACGTCCGCACTTGGCATTGGAAATGCACAATGATGCGAGCGGAAAGTTGCACCTGAGCCGTCCCGTGGGAAACGAGAACAGCGGCTACTTGCAACGAATGGCCAAGCTTGAATCTTTACTTCGTCAGAAGACCTGGTTTCGCGAAGGAGCAACGGATCCCTCGTTTAACAATCCAGGAACGCTGGGCGACGGATGGTTGTCGCGGTATGGAATTGACGCGGTGGTGCATGAACTCAATGCGAATTGGATCGAAGGACTAGGTGAAACACCGTCATCCGAAAATTGGATGCTCTACGGACGTCAACTGTGTGACGTTTTCGAAGCCTATTTTGAATGA